The proteins below come from a single Zonotrichia leucophrys gambelii isolate GWCS_2022_RI chromosome 3, RI_Zleu_2.0, whole genome shotgun sequence genomic window:
- the SOD2 gene encoding superoxide dismutase [Mn], mitochondrial — protein MLCRFAAASRSSAKLVAPLGCLVSRQKHTLPDLPYDYAALEPHINAEIMQLHHSKHHATYVNNLNVVEEKYKEAVAKGDVTTQVSLQPALKFNGGGHINHSIFWTNLSPNGGGEPKGELMEAIKRDFGSFANFKEKLTAVSVGVQGSGWGWLGYNKEQGRLQIAACANQDPLQGTTGLIPLLGIDVWEHAYYLQYKNVRPDYLKAIWNVINWENVSSRYATCKK, from the exons ATGTTGTGCCGTTTCGCCGCCGCGAGCAG aAGCAGTGCCAAGTTGGTAGCACCCCTGGGGTGCTTGGTTTCTAGGCAAAAGCACACTCTTCCTGACTTGCCATATGACTATGCTGCTCTGGAACCTCATATTAATGCAGAGATCATGCAGCTGCACCACAGCAAGCATCATGCCACCTACGTGAACAACCTGAACGTGGTCGAGGAGAAGTACAAAGAGGCAGTGGCCAAAG GTGATGTTACAACTCAGGTGTCACTTCAGCCTGCCCTGAAGTTCAATGGTGGGGGTCACATCAATCACAGCATCTTCTGGACAAACCTTTCTCCTAATGGAGGAGGAGAACCTAAAG gAGAATTGATGGAAGCCATCAAGCGTGACTTTGGTTCTTTTGCAAACTTCAAGGAGAAGCTGACAGCTGTATCAGTTGGTGTCCAAGGATCAGGCTGGGGGTGGCTTGGCTACAACAAGGAGCAGGGGCGCCTACAGATAGCAGCTTGTGCAAATCAAGACCCTTTGCAAGGCACAACAG GTCTCATTCCTTTGCTAGGCATTGACGTATGGGAACATGCTTATTATCTTCAATATAAAAATGTTCGACCTGATTATTTGAAAGCCATCTGGAATGTGATCAACTGGGAGAATGTATCTTCAAGATATGCAACTTGCAAAAAGTAG